One genomic window of Hymenobacter sp. J193 includes the following:
- the porU gene encoding type IX secretion system sortase PorU, translating into MRFRFLGLLLSFLCTSLHVRAQQAGLVASQHTLHWKGYQTIELPNGRKQQVPALLEGGFLPGQLVPFYQFSVKGAVAQGELLNAVYEPLSAADARLLTKATVAATPEIRQVTGTASRQQLTTITLTPLRRSGSGQLEKLVSFTYSYSLGRGAQARAARTAHVYAANSVLNQGQWFKIGVPESGMYKLDKATLSKLGLDVQSLDPRRLQLYGNATGQLPQLNSTPRPDDLVENAIYVSGNGDGSLGDDEYVLFYARGPHTWEAGTATRPFRHLYHSYTDTAYYFLTVGTAAGRRVAPAEAPIATPTATITSYLDRQFHEIDLYNLLKSGRQWLGEAFSGGDQQEFTFSGPDVVAGSPVRVTSLTAAASSINTSFGLTLNGQTIGTQFISRIEGGSFPLVANQALSTFTTTASGTELKVRLAYNSSGDITAKGYLDYLEVVAERQLRLDGAVREFRSRTNVAPGAVSEFVLENAADATVWDVTNPRRPAQRQLTNGRFPAPSDSVREYVAFRGSAFPAPRLFGKVGNQNLHALSQGNQLDLVIVTHPLFLAEAERLAQHRRTHDKLQAQVVTTTQVYNEFSSGGQDISAIRDFMKMVYEADQRTSSTSKLMLLLFGDASYDYKADPTNDVEFEPGYWKSRQVKDAANQNYVPVYESYESFNPINSSALVSFSSDDYFGLLDDNEGEWAEGSGGNFELMDIGVGRLPVRAPQDQPRSTSQARLVVDKLIAYDQTSAYGKWRNRLTLVSDDGDNNLHTLYSAELLADMIQSTEPAYNIHKVYLDMYPQQAVAGGQRSPAAETAIDQSIEQGSLIVNYSGHGGPLAWADEQIFTKSSIEKLQNTNRLTFLLTATCDFSIYDDPSIVSAGEVALTDVAAGAIALLTTTRVVYQHNNQFLSSSFYQAAFPQAGQPLPRLGDVVSQTKNASVSGSYNRNFALLGDPSMRLAYPEYETTIRQINQKAVSQGTTPADTLKAMATVELAGDVSDRSSQLAADFNGTVQITVFDKPTPFTMLGNDSSDGQQTVEVQESVLYDGQATVRNGKFITSFVIPRDINYKVDAGKISLYASSASLGRDAHGANREILIGGVNGEARRDTIPPTIQLFMDNESFVFGGLTSPTTTLLAVLRDSSGINTAGSGIGHEITAIVDNAPTQVLVLNEYYTADVDNFRSGRVRYLFKNLAPGPHVLRLKAWDTFNNSSEQELEFVVVRNEKLALDHLLNYPNPFAASTTFHFDHNRTGEELDVQVQIFTVTGKLIRTLSENLVSSKSHVGSLSWDGRDEFNDQVARGVYLYRVHVRSPRDGSQVSKFEKLVLLR; encoded by the coding sequence ATGCGCTTTCGGTTTTTAGGATTGCTGCTGAGCTTTTTGTGCACCAGCCTGCACGTACGGGCGCAGCAGGCCGGCTTGGTGGCCAGCCAGCACACGCTGCACTGGAAAGGCTACCAAACCATCGAGTTGCCCAACGGCCGCAAGCAGCAGGTACCAGCTTTGCTGGAAGGAGGCTTTTTGCCCGGCCAGCTCGTGCCTTTCTACCAGTTCTCGGTGAAGGGCGCCGTGGCGCAAGGCGAGCTGCTGAACGCGGTATACGAGCCTTTGTCGGCGGCCGATGCGCGCCTGCTGACCAAGGCTACCGTGGCAGCCACGCCGGAAATCCGGCAGGTGACGGGCACAGCCAGCCGCCAGCAGCTCACCACCATTACGCTTACGCCGCTGCGGCGCTCCGGCAGCGGCCAGCTCGAAAAGCTCGTTTCCTTCACGTATTCCTACTCGCTGGGCCGCGGTGCGCAGGCCCGCGCGGCTCGTACGGCCCACGTCTACGCGGCCAACTCCGTGCTCAACCAGGGCCAGTGGTTCAAGATTGGCGTGCCGGAAAGCGGCATGTACAAGCTCGATAAAGCCACGCTAAGCAAGCTGGGCCTGGACGTGCAGAGCCTCGACCCGCGCCGCCTTCAGCTCTACGGCAATGCCACCGGTCAGCTGCCCCAGCTTAACAGCACACCCCGCCCCGACGACCTAGTGGAAAACGCCATCTACGTGTCGGGCAACGGTGATGGGAGTTTGGGTGATGATGAGTACGTGCTGTTTTACGCCCGGGGCCCGCACACCTGGGAAGCTGGCACGGCTACGCGGCCCTTCCGCCACCTCTACCACAGCTACACTGATACTGCCTACTACTTTCTGACGGTGGGCACCGCCGCCGGCCGCCGCGTGGCTCCGGCCGAAGCACCCATCGCCACGCCCACTGCCACCATCACGTCCTACCTCGACCGGCAGTTCCACGAAATCGACCTGTACAACCTGCTCAAATCGGGGCGACAGTGGCTGGGTGAGGCATTCTCAGGCGGCGACCAACAGGAATTCACCTTTTCCGGGCCCGACGTAGTAGCCGGCTCCCCGGTGCGCGTTACCAGCCTCACGGCGGCAGCCTCCTCTATCAATACCTCTTTCGGCCTGACGCTTAACGGACAGACCATCGGGACGCAATTCATCAGCAGAATAGAAGGGGGCTCTTTCCCTCTAGTTGCCAATCAGGCTCTGTCGACTTTCACGACAACAGCCAGCGGGACCGAGTTGAAGGTGCGGCTGGCTTACAACTCCAGTGGCGACATCACGGCCAAGGGCTACCTCGACTACCTGGAAGTGGTGGCTGAACGTCAGCTCCGGCTGGATGGGGCCGTGCGCGAGTTCCGCTCCCGCACCAATGTAGCCCCGGGCGCCGTCAGTGAGTTTGTGCTGGAAAACGCCGCCGATGCTACCGTGTGGGACGTAACCAACCCGCGCCGGCCCGCCCAGCGCCAGCTCACGAATGGCCGCTTCCCGGCTCCTTCCGATTCAGTGCGCGAGTACGTGGCCTTCCGGGGCAGCGCGTTTCCCGCGCCGCGTCTGTTTGGGAAAGTAGGCAACCAGAACCTGCACGCCCTTAGCCAGGGAAACCAGCTGGATCTGGTTATCGTGACGCATCCGCTGTTTCTGGCCGAGGCCGAGCGCCTGGCCCAGCACCGCCGCACCCATGACAAGCTCCAGGCCCAGGTAGTGACGACCACGCAGGTCTACAACGAGTTCAGCTCCGGGGGGCAGGACATTTCGGCTATCCGCGACTTTATGAAGATGGTGTATGAGGCCGACCAGCGCACTAGCAGCACGTCCAAGCTGATGCTCCTGCTGTTCGGCGACGCCTCGTACGACTACAAAGCCGACCCAACCAATGACGTCGAGTTTGAGCCTGGCTACTGGAAAAGCCGGCAGGTGAAGGACGCAGCCAATCAGAACTACGTGCCGGTGTACGAGTCGTACGAGTCGTTTAACCCCATCAACAGCTCAGCGCTGGTATCCTTTTCCTCCGATGATTATTTCGGGCTGCTGGACGATAACGAAGGCGAATGGGCGGAAGGCTCCGGTGGCAATTTTGAGCTGATGGACATTGGCGTGGGCCGCCTGCCGGTGCGGGCGCCCCAGGACCAGCCCCGCTCCACGTCCCAGGCCCGCTTGGTGGTGGATAAGCTTATTGCCTACGACCAGACTTCCGCATACGGCAAATGGCGCAACCGGCTCACCTTAGTCAGCGACGACGGGGATAACAACCTGCATACGCTCTATTCGGCCGAACTGCTGGCTGATATGATTCAAAGCACTGAGCCGGCCTACAATATCCATAAGGTATACTTGGATATGTACCCGCAGCAAGCCGTAGCGGGTGGCCAACGCTCCCCGGCGGCCGAAACGGCCATCGACCAGAGCATTGAGCAAGGCTCCCTGATTGTAAACTACTCGGGGCATGGCGGGCCGTTGGCCTGGGCCGATGAGCAGATCTTCACGAAAAGCTCCATCGAAAAGCTCCAGAACACCAACCGGCTCACGTTTCTGCTCACCGCTACCTGCGACTTCAGTATCTATGACGACCCCAGCATCGTCTCGGCGGGCGAAGTGGCGCTGACGGATGTTGCCGCCGGCGCTATTGCCTTGCTGACGACCACCCGCGTGGTGTACCAGCACAACAACCAGTTTCTGAGCAGCAGCTTCTACCAGGCTGCCTTTCCGCAGGCAGGCCAGCCATTGCCCCGCCTGGGCGACGTCGTTTCTCAAACGAAAAACGCCAGCGTCAGCGGCTCCTACAACCGCAACTTTGCTCTGCTCGGCGACCCTTCCATGCGGCTGGCTTACCCGGAATACGAAACCACGATCCGGCAAATCAACCAGAAAGCCGTTTCCCAGGGAACCACCCCGGCCGATACGCTGAAAGCTATGGCCACTGTGGAGCTGGCCGGCGACGTGTCGGACCGCAGCAGCCAGCTGGCCGCCGACTTCAATGGCACGGTGCAGATTACGGTGTTTGACAAGCCCACGCCCTTCACCATGCTCGGCAACGACAGCAGTGACGGGCAGCAGACGGTAGAAGTGCAGGAAAGCGTGCTATACGATGGACAGGCCACGGTGCGCAATGGCAAGTTCATTACGTCCTTCGTGATTCCGCGCGACATCAACTACAAGGTAGATGCCGGCAAAATCAGCCTTTATGCCTCGTCGGCCAGCCTGGGGCGGGATGCACACGGAGCCAACCGGGAAATCCTGATCGGGGGCGTCAATGGTGAAGCCCGGCGCGACACGATTCCGCCCACCATTCAGCTGTTCATGGATAATGAGTCGTTCGTGTTTGGCGGCCTCACCAGCCCTACCACTACGCTGCTGGCCGTGCTGCGCGACAGCAGCGGCATCAACACGGCCGGCTCGGGCATCGGTCACGAAATCACAGCCATTGTGGACAATGCCCCTACGCAGGTACTGGTGCTGAATGAGTACTACACCGCCGACGTAGACAACTTTCGGAGCGGACGGGTGCGCTACCTGTTCAAGAACCTCGCGCCCGGCCCGCACGTACTGCGCCTCAAAGCCTGGGACACGTTCAACAACTCGTCGGAGCAGGAGCTGGAGTTTGTGGTGGTGCGTAATGAGAAGCTGGCACTGGACCATTTGCTGAACTACCCCAATCCGTTTGCCGCCTCCACTACGTTTCACTTCGACCACAACCGCACGGGTGAGGAGCTGGACGTACAGGTGCAGATTTTCACCGTTACCGGCAAGCTTATCCGCACCCTGTCCGAAAACCTGGTCAGCAGCAAGTCGCACGTAGGCTCCCTGAGCTGGGACGGCCGCGACGAATTTAATGACCAGGTAGCCCGCGGCGTGTATCTGTATCGGGTGCACGTTCGTTCTCCGCGCGACGGCTCGCAGGTCAGCAAGTTCGAGAAGCTTGTACTGCTGCGCTAA
- the porV gene encoding type IX secretion system outer membrane channel protein PorV: protein MTVRLSVAAGLFTLSTGALAQQRDDHAITTAVPVLTLSPDSRSAALGEAGVAISPDANSMYYNAGKLGFMPNATGASLSYAPWLRQVTDDMGLGYLSGYHKVGQRSAFGVSLMYFDLGEINFRDINNADNGTYNPKEYSLSVSYGQRLSENLGVGVAARYIRSNLTGGQGDTRPGNAAAVDLGLYYTKDLTIGAQDYNLALGAAISNIGNKITYTNPEQGNFLPANLKLGTAITKELDAYNKLTLTVDANKLLVPSPYYVTGDTTGRGRQVLEEIDAENRSRAGKGLVSSIFSSFGDAPGGFKEELQEINISAGLEYWYNDLLSARVGYFYEHPQKGARQYLSFGAGLRYQVFGVDAAYLVPNNKNNPLSQTLRVSLHFNFAGAADAASPAGDPAPTN from the coding sequence TTGACTGTACGGCTAAGCGTTGCGGCCGGGCTTTTCACTCTCTCTACGGGCGCTCTGGCCCAGCAGCGGGATGACCACGCTATTACGACGGCCGTGCCGGTGCTCACCCTCAGCCCCGACTCCCGCTCCGCTGCCCTGGGAGAGGCCGGCGTCGCCATTTCGCCCGATGCCAATTCGATGTACTACAACGCCGGTAAACTAGGCTTTATGCCCAATGCCACGGGCGCCTCGCTTTCGTACGCGCCCTGGCTGCGCCAGGTGACGGACGATATGGGCCTGGGCTACCTCTCGGGCTACCACAAGGTGGGCCAGCGCTCCGCCTTCGGGGTGTCGCTCATGTATTTCGACCTGGGTGAAATCAACTTCCGCGACATCAATAACGCCGACAACGGTACGTACAACCCCAAGGAATACTCGCTGAGCGTATCGTATGGGCAGCGGCTGAGCGAAAACCTGGGCGTAGGCGTAGCCGCCCGCTACATTCGCTCCAACCTCACCGGCGGGCAGGGTGATACCCGCCCTGGCAACGCCGCCGCCGTTGATCTGGGTTTGTACTATACCAAAGACCTGACCATCGGAGCCCAGGACTACAACCTGGCGCTGGGCGCGGCTATTTCCAACATCGGCAACAAAATCACCTACACCAACCCCGAGCAGGGCAACTTTTTGCCCGCCAACCTGAAGCTGGGTACGGCCATTACGAAAGAGCTGGACGCCTACAACAAGCTCACGCTCACGGTGGATGCCAACAAGCTGCTGGTGCCCAGCCCCTACTATGTAACGGGCGACACCACCGGCCGGGGCCGCCAGGTGCTGGAAGAAATAGACGCGGAAAACCGCTCCCGCGCCGGCAAAGGACTGGTCAGCTCTATTTTCAGTTCGTTTGGTGATGCTCCCGGCGGCTTCAAGGAAGAGCTACAGGAAATCAACATTTCTGCGGGCCTGGAATATTGGTACAATGATTTGCTGTCGGCCCGCGTAGGGTATTTCTATGAGCACCCACAGAAGGGGGCGCGTCAGTATCTGAGCTTCGGGGCCGGCCTGCGCTACCAGGTGTTTGGGGTAGACGCCGCTTATCTGGTTCCGAACAACAAAAACAACCCGCTTTCCCAAACCTTGCGGGTATCGTTGCACTTTAACTTTGCCGGGGCCGCCGATGCCGCCTCACCGGCCGGCGACCCGGCTCCCACGAACTAA